The following coding sequences lie in one Changpingibacter yushuensis genomic window:
- the rpsK gene encoding 30S ribosomal protein S11 — protein sequence MPAKTRQAASGTRRPRRKERRNIAVGQAHIKSTFNNTIVSITDPTGAVIASCSSGQVGFKGSRKSTPYAAQLAAENAARHAMDQGMKKVDVFVKGPGSGRETAIRSLTASGLEVTSISDVTPQAHNGCRPPKRRRV from the coding sequence ATGCCCGCTAAGACTCGTCAGGCTGCCTCTGGCACCCGTCGTCCGCGCCGCAAAGAGCGCCGGAACATCGCTGTTGGACAGGCGCACATCAAGTCCACATTCAACAACACCATCGTTTCCATCACGGATCCAACAGGTGCTGTCATCGCTTCTTGCTCCTCCGGTCAGGTTGGCTTCAAGGGTTCACGTAAATCCACCCCTTACGCCGCACAGCTTGCCGCTGAGAACGCTGCCCGCCATGCAATGGATCAGGGTATGAAGAAGGTTGACGTCTTCGTCAAGGGCCCGGGTTCTGGTCGCGAGACCGCAATCCGCTCGCTCACGGCATCCGGTCTGGAAGTCACTTCGATCTCCGATGTGACTCCTCAGGCGCACAACGGTTGCCGCCCGCCGAAGCGCCGCCGCGTTTGA
- the rplM gene encoding 50S ribosomal protein L13 has protein sequence MRTYSPKPGDVEPKWYLIDATDVVLGRLAAQVATLLRGKHKPTFAPNADNGDFVIIINADKVALTGSKREQKFAYHHSGFPGGLKATSYTELLASNPERAVEKAVAGMLPKNTLGRKQITKLKVYAGAEHPHKAQQAEVFELKKIAQ, from the coding sequence GTGCGCACGTATTCACCGAAGCCCGGCGACGTCGAGCCAAAGTGGTATCTCATTGATGCCACCGATGTCGTCCTTGGCCGACTGGCAGCTCAGGTTGCCACCCTGCTCCGTGGGAAGCATAAGCCGACCTTTGCACCGAACGCAGATAATGGCGATTTTGTCATTATCATCAACGCCGACAAGGTCGCGTTGACTGGAAGCAAGCGTGAACAGAAGTTCGCGTATCACCATTCTGGCTTCCCGGGCGGTTTGAAGGCTACTAGCTACACTGAGCTGCTCGCTTCCAATCCAGAGCGCGCCGTCGAGAAGGCTGTTGCGGGAATGCTCCCAAAGAACACCCTTGGCCGCAAGCAGATCACCAAGCTCAAGGTCTACGCAGGTGCTGAGCACCCGCACAAGGCCCAGCAAGCCGAAGTGTTCGAGCTCAAGAAGATTGCTCAGTGA
- a CDS encoding adenylate kinase: MSYRLLLVGPPGAGKGTQAELLCEALDIPAVSTGAIFRAHAAANDELGQLAASYTAKGELVPDEVTNRMVDARLDESDVAGGFLLDGYPRNVEQVAALDGLLAKRGIALDAVVLLVADDDVVAKRLLGRAAEQGRADDTEDVIRHRISLYHQTTQPLIDVYRERGLVVEVDGMGTVEDVSTSIRAALDSFIG; encoded by the coding sequence GTGTCATACCGTCTTCTCCTCGTTGGCCCTCCAGGTGCTGGTAAGGGAACTCAAGCCGAGCTCTTGTGTGAGGCTCTGGATATTCCTGCAGTTTCCACAGGTGCGATTTTCCGGGCACATGCGGCCGCAAACGATGAGCTTGGCCAGTTGGCCGCATCCTATACGGCAAAGGGCGAACTGGTACCTGACGAAGTCACTAACCGCATGGTTGATGCTCGCCTAGATGAGTCAGACGTAGCGGGTGGATTCCTACTCGATGGCTATCCGCGCAATGTGGAACAGGTTGCTGCGTTGGATGGGCTCTTGGCCAAGCGCGGCATTGCCCTAGATGCGGTTGTACTTCTCGTTGCCGACGACGACGTCGTCGCCAAGCGTTTGTTGGGACGCGCGGCAGAGCAGGGGCGTGCGGACGATACAGAGGATGTTATTCGTCATCGAATCTCGCTATATCACCAGACCACACAACCACTCATTGACGTCTACCGCGAACGCGGCCTCGTAGTGGAGGTTGACGGTATGGGAACTGTGGAGGATGTCTCCACAAGTATTCGCGCTGCTCTCGATAGCTTCATCGGCTGA
- the truA gene encoding tRNA pseudouridine(38-40) synthase TruA: MSSTVSHLIRLRLDLAYDGSQFHGWAAQPGLRTVEGRLTEALSTILREDVALTVAGRTDAGVHARGQVAHMDISASAFTSLPGRSTRSPEEALRVRLSALLARDADGPKGSSDVVVHSITRAPEGFDARFSALSRSYTYRICDDPDQFDPLRRRDVLWVPDQLDVEAMNRSAIPLLGEHDFISYCKPRDGATTIRTLQRLGAVRNEGIIEVTAQADAFCHSMVRTLVGTLMRVGDGSQSEAWPAQRLIERSRDGQVVVAPPHPLTLERVTYPDHTELAARALQTRAVRCLEC; encoded by the coding sequence ATGAGTTCGACCGTATCGCATCTGATCCGTTTGAGGCTCGACCTCGCCTACGATGGTTCGCAGTTTCATGGGTGGGCCGCCCAACCCGGTCTCAGAACCGTGGAGGGGCGTCTGACAGAGGCGCTGAGCACGATTCTGCGTGAGGATGTGGCACTGACTGTTGCGGGGCGCACGGACGCCGGTGTGCACGCACGTGGCCAAGTGGCTCATATGGACATCTCTGCGTCTGCTTTCACGAGTTTGCCCGGCAGATCCACGCGGAGCCCAGAAGAGGCCCTTCGCGTGCGCCTTTCGGCACTCCTCGCACGTGACGCGGACGGGCCCAAGGGGTCTAGCGACGTCGTCGTACACTCAATAACCCGCGCACCGGAGGGCTTTGATGCCCGGTTTTCCGCGCTATCACGAAGCTACACGTATCGAATCTGCGACGATCCTGACCAGTTCGATCCACTGCGGCGCAGGGATGTGCTCTGGGTTCCCGATCAGCTCGATGTGGAGGCCATGAACCGGTCAGCCATTCCATTGTTGGGTGAACACGACTTCATTTCCTATTGCAAGCCACGCGACGGGGCGACGACGATTCGCACCCTTCAGAGGTTGGGGGCAGTGCGTAACGAAGGGATTATCGAAGTTACGGCCCAAGCGGACGCATTCTGCCATTCTATGGTGCGCACACTCGTGGGAACCCTCATGCGTGTGGGCGATGGTAGCCAATCGGAGGCATGGCCAGCACAGCGCTTGATCGAACGATCACGAGACGGACAAGTGGTGGTGGCGCCACCTCATCCACTCACGTTGGAGCGGGTCACTTACCCTGATCACACCGAGTTGGCTGCGCGGGCCCTCCAGACTCGTGCGGTTCGGTGCCTAGAGTGTTAG
- the secY gene encoding preprotein translocase subunit SecY, with the protein MIKAFAAAFRTPDLRRKLLFTMFIMVIYRLGTFIPAPFVSIKNVNECMTQSGTGDFLSMINMFSGGAMLQLSVFSLGIMPYITASIIIQLMRVVIPRFEELHKEGQTGNAKLTEYTRYLTIGLGVLQSSVVVSVANTNLFTTCSVDPIPDANPLVYVLAILAMTAGTGLIMWLAELITENGVGNGMSILIFTGICANFPSMLANVVKSNGGFGNAILVIAMFLLITVVVVFVEQSQRRIPVQYAKRVVGRRTFGGSTTYLPIKINMANVIPVIFASSILMIPGMAASFGDAESGWVTFINRYLSSGSAAYLTLYALLIIFFAFFYTSITFDTEEVADNMKRYGGFIPGIRAGKPTADYLRYVSNRITWVGAFYLAVVALVPTIMFSRMGIMGGSFGGTSIMILVGVGLQTVKDIDAQLQQRHYDGFLR; encoded by the coding sequence TTGATCAAGGCGTTTGCAGCAGCCTTCCGGACACCTGATTTGAGGCGCAAGCTTCTTTTCACCATGTTCATTATGGTGATCTATCGCTTGGGAACATTCATTCCGGCACCCTTCGTGTCGATCAAGAATGTCAACGAGTGTATGACCCAATCGGGTACCGGCGATTTCCTCTCGATGATCAACATGTTCTCAGGTGGGGCAATGCTCCAGCTGTCGGTGTTCTCGCTTGGCATCATGCCCTACATCACAGCTTCCATCATCATTCAGTTGATGCGCGTTGTCATTCCTCGCTTCGAAGAGCTGCATAAGGAAGGCCAGACCGGCAACGCAAAGCTGACTGAATACACCCGCTACCTAACAATCGGATTGGGCGTCCTGCAGAGTTCTGTAGTGGTCTCCGTGGCGAACACCAACCTGTTCACAACATGCTCGGTTGATCCGATTCCGGATGCGAACCCACTCGTCTACGTGCTGGCAATTCTCGCAATGACTGCGGGCACCGGCCTGATTATGTGGCTTGCGGAACTTATCACTGAGAACGGTGTCGGCAACGGTATGTCGATCCTCATCTTCACCGGTATCTGCGCCAACTTCCCGAGCATGCTCGCAAACGTTGTTAAGTCCAACGGTGGTTTTGGCAACGCAATTCTCGTGATCGCAATGTTCTTGCTCATCACAGTCGTGGTGGTCTTCGTTGAGCAAAGCCAGCGTCGCATTCCAGTGCAGTACGCGAAGCGCGTCGTAGGACGCCGCACCTTCGGCGGTTCTACCACCTACCTGCCCATCAAGATCAACATGGCGAACGTCATTCCGGTTATCTTCGCCTCTTCGATTCTCATGATTCCTGGCATGGCTGCTTCATTTGGCGATGCTGAGTCCGGCTGGGTGACATTTATCAATCGGTACCTTTCGTCAGGGTCTGCGGCATACCTGACGTTGTACGCTCTACTTATCATCTTCTTCGCGTTCTTCTACACGTCGATCACGTTCGACACTGAAGAAGTTGCAGACAACATGAAGCGCTACGGTGGCTTTATCCCGGGTATCCGCGCGGGCAAGCCCACCGCCGACTACCTCAGGTACGTATCCAACCGCATCACGTGGGTTGGTGCGTTCTATCTGGCAGTGGTTGCCCTAGTTCCCACGATCATGTTCTCCCGGATGGGAATCATGGGTGGCAGCTTCGGCGGCACGTCCATCATGATTTTGGTGGGCGTCGGGCTTCAAACAGTTAAGGATATTGACGCTCAGCTTCAGCAGCGTCACTATGACGGGTTCCTGCGCTAA
- the infA gene encoding translation initiation factor IF-1, with protein sequence MAKKDGVIEVEGVVVEALPNAMFRVEMENGHVVLAHISGKIRQHYIKILPEDRVVVELTPYDLSRGRIVYRYK encoded by the coding sequence ATGGCGAAGAAGGATGGCGTCATCGAGGTTGAAGGAGTTGTCGTAGAGGCACTCCCGAACGCGATGTTTCGTGTAGAGATGGAGAACGGGCACGTGGTGCTTGCGCACATCTCTGGCAAGATACGTCAGCACTACATCAAGATCCTTCCTGAGGACCGCGTGGTTGTGGAGCTGACGCCCTACGACCTGTCCCGCGGACGGATCGTGTACCGCTATAAGTGA
- the rpsM gene encoding 30S ribosomal protein S13, with protein sequence MARLSGVDLPREKRVEIALTYIYGIGRTRATETLAATGVNPDTRVKDLTEEDLVNLKNHIDENYKVEGDLRREVQADIRRKIEIGCYQGIRHRRGLPVHGQRTKTNARTRKGPKRTVAGKKKAK encoded by the coding sequence TTGGCACGTCTCTCTGGCGTAGACCTCCCTCGCGAAAAGCGAGTTGAGATCGCGCTTACCTATATCTACGGTATTGGCCGCACTCGTGCGACAGAGACCTTGGCTGCAACGGGTGTCAACCCCGATACGCGCGTCAAGGATCTGACGGAAGAGGATCTGGTCAACCTCAAGAATCACATCGACGAGAACTACAAGGTCGAAGGAGACCTGCGCCGCGAGGTTCAGGCCGACATTCGTCGCAAGATTGAGATCGGCTGCTACCAGGGCATTCGCCATCGTCGCGGACTGCCGGTTCACGGTCAGCGCACCAAGACCAACGCACGCACCCGCAAGGGCCCGAAGCGCACCGTCGCTGGCAAGAAGAAGGCCAAGTAA
- the rpsI gene encoding 30S ribosomal protein S9, whose product MAETTIDTELDEEFTGSYTTESEAPRTGQGASLTAPGAGLGRRKEAVARVRLIPGTGEWKVNGRALDDYFPNKLHQQLVNSPFALLDLEGRFDVVARISGGGVSGQAGALRLGISRALNEIDRDANRAPLKKAGFLTRDARAVERKKAGLKKARKASQFSKR is encoded by the coding sequence ATGGCTGAAACTACCATCGATACCGAGCTGGATGAGGAATTCACCGGCTCATACACAACGGAGAGCGAAGCTCCCCGCACTGGTCAGGGTGCATCCCTGACCGCCCCGGGCGCTGGGCTCGGCCGTCGCAAGGAGGCCGTTGCTCGCGTTCGTCTGATCCCAGGAACCGGCGAATGGAAGGTCAACGGCCGCGCCCTTGACGATTACTTCCCCAACAAGCTGCACCAGCAGCTCGTTAACTCGCCGTTTGCCCTGCTCGATCTTGAAGGCCGTTTTGACGTCGTCGCTCGAATTAGCGGTGGCGGAGTCTCCGGTCAAGCTGGCGCACTTCGCCTCGGAATCTCTCGTGCATTGAATGAGATTGACCGTGACGCGAACCGCGCTCCGCTCAAGAAGGCTGGCTTCCTGACCCGCGATGCTCGCGCTGTTGAGCGCAAGAAGGCTGGTCTCAAGAAGGCCCGCAAGGCTTCGCAGTTCTCGAAGCGCTGA
- the rpmJ gene encoding 50S ribosomal protein L36, translating to MKVKPSVKRICDKCKVIRRHGRVMVICENPRHKQRQG from the coding sequence ATGAAGGTCAAGCCCAGCGTTAAGAGGATCTGCGACAAGTGCAAGGTAATTCGCCGGCACGGTCGCGTTATGGTCATCTGCGAAAACCCGCGGCACAAGCAGCGTCAGGGCTAA
- the map gene encoding type I methionyl aminopeptidase translates to MGHQDIQLKSDDQIRLMRKAGLIVADIHAAIRKAVRPGVTTKDMDNVALSVLDAAGAKSNFFGYYDYPGQICVSVNEVIVHGIPGERVLEPGDLVSFDCGAVRDGWHGDAAFSVVLPGGDPEVRKRRERLSSLTEESMWRGIAQMALGSRVGDIGRAIDDFVVGLPGEQLGIVEEYVGHGIGTAMHMEPDVPNFRTRSRGAKFKAGMVLCVEPMLTAGSQENVTLEDDWTVVTLDGSDACHWEHEVAIHSKGIWVLTAPDGGTAGLAPYGVVPVPLD, encoded by the coding sequence ATGGGACACCAGGACATTCAGCTTAAGTCCGACGACCAGATACGGCTGATGCGCAAAGCGGGCCTGATCGTGGCGGATATTCACGCTGCTATCCGCAAGGCAGTTCGCCCGGGTGTGACCACCAAGGACATGGACAACGTAGCGCTGAGCGTTTTGGATGCTGCTGGCGCTAAGTCCAATTTCTTTGGGTACTACGACTACCCTGGGCAAATCTGCGTGTCTGTGAACGAAGTGATCGTGCACGGAATTCCCGGTGAACGCGTGCTAGAGCCAGGGGATCTTGTCTCTTTCGATTGCGGAGCAGTACGTGATGGCTGGCATGGAGATGCCGCGTTTTCCGTTGTGCTGCCCGGGGGAGACCCTGAGGTTCGCAAGCGCCGGGAGCGGCTGAGCTCCCTGACGGAAGAATCCATGTGGCGCGGTATTGCTCAGATGGCTCTGGGTTCACGTGTCGGTGATATTGGGCGTGCGATTGACGACTTCGTCGTCGGGCTTCCAGGAGAACAACTGGGGATCGTCGAAGAATACGTTGGTCACGGCATCGGAACGGCCATGCACATGGAACCAGATGTGCCGAACTTCAGGACCCGGTCGCGCGGCGCGAAGTTCAAGGCGGGAATGGTGTTGTGCGTTGAGCCGATGCTTACTGCTGGCAGCCAAGAGAATGTCACGTTGGAAGACGATTGGACCGTTGTGACTCTCGATGGCTCTGATGCTTGCCATTGGGAACACGAGGTTGCCATTCATAGCAAAGGAATCTGGGTTCTCACAGCGCCTGATGGTGGAACCGCGGGCTTAGCTCCCTATGGAGTGGTGCCGGTCCCATTGGACTGA
- the rplQ gene encoding 50S ribosomal protein L17: MPKPKKGARLGGSAAHQRLIIANLCKELIHHKSITTTESRAKTVQPYMDKLITKAKKGDTAARREALKVVRDRETAYILFEELAPLFAEREGGYTRVTKIGNRKGDNASMAVISLVTEKVSPKQAVVAEAEKAAKAAAAATVEPEAEEVVEAEEVVEAEEVVEAEGADASVEEAADEK, translated from the coding sequence ATGCCCAAGCCCAAGAAGGGCGCGCGCCTCGGCGGCTCTGCCGCTCATCAGCGCCTTATCATCGCGAACCTTTGCAAGGAACTCATCCACCACAAGTCGATTACCACGACTGAGTCCCGCGCGAAGACCGTCCAGCCTTACATGGACAAGCTCATCACGAAGGCCAAGAAGGGTGACACGGCAGCACGCCGCGAAGCTCTCAAGGTTGTGCGCGATCGTGAAACCGCCTACATCCTCTTCGAGGAACTCGCACCTCTGTTCGCAGAGCGCGAGGGTGGCTACACTCGCGTGACCAAGATCGGCAACCGTAAGGGCGACAACGCCTCTATGGCCGTCATCTCCCTCGTGACTGAGAAGGTTTCCCCGAAGCAGGCAGTAGTTGCCGAAGCAGAGAAGGCCGCCAAGGCTGCCGCTGCTGCGACGGTTGAGCCTGAGGCAGAGGAAGTAGTCGAAGCCGAAGAAGTAGTCGAAGCCGAAGAAGTAGTCGAAGCCGAAGGCGCCGACGCTTCCGTGGAAGAGGCTGCTGACGAGAAGTGA
- a CDS encoding ROK family protein, translating into MNAVSHTPAGGPKPNPRTLAVDCGGGGIKSCLLDAGGFQLGNAIRTPLRYPLPPEDLLGIVASHAEQLGSFDRITMGIPGMIRHGVVVYTPHYIRKAGPHTRILPELADAWDHLDIEGRLTTSFGVPALVLNDAEVAAAGVVSGQGSELVITLGTGLGNALIDEGQLSPHLEISHAPLRWGLTYDDYIGEAERIRLGDSAWSRRVLKAVDTLWPVFRWDRLYLGGGNSARIRPAIREQFPENVTFIPNAAGMNGGVRAWALAGRGAE; encoded by the coding sequence ATGAACGCAGTTTCCCACACGCCTGCCGGTGGTCCCAAGCCAAACCCACGCACCCTCGCAGTTGATTGCGGCGGTGGCGGAATCAAGAGCTGCCTCCTTGACGCGGGCGGCTTCCAGTTGGGCAACGCCATTCGCACACCGCTGCGATACCCACTTCCTCCTGAAGACTTGCTTGGAATTGTTGCCTCCCACGCGGAACAACTCGGATCATTCGATCGCATCACCATGGGCATACCTGGCATGATTCGTCATGGCGTTGTTGTGTACACGCCCCATTACATTCGCAAGGCTGGGCCGCATACCCGCATACTTCCTGAGCTAGCCGATGCCTGGGACCACCTCGATATTGAAGGGCGCCTAACAACGTCCTTTGGAGTGCCTGCCCTCGTTTTGAACGACGCCGAAGTCGCTGCCGCGGGTGTGGTTTCAGGCCAGGGTTCCGAGTTGGTCATCACACTTGGCACTGGGCTCGGCAATGCACTCATCGATGAGGGCCAACTCTCCCCTCACCTAGAGATCTCACATGCGCCGTTGCGGTGGGGCCTCACCTACGATGACTACATTGGAGAGGCCGAACGAATCCGATTGGGCGATTCGGCTTGGTCAAGGCGAGTTTTGAAGGCTGTAGATACGCTCTGGCCTGTGTTCAGATGGGACCGGCTCTACCTCGGAGGGGGAAACTCAGCACGCATTCGGCCAGCGATACGCGAGCAATTTCCTGAGAACGTGACGTTCATACCCAATGCCGCTGGCATGAACGGTGGCGTGCGGGCGTGGGCTCTGGCCGGGCGTGGCGCCGAGTAG
- a CDS encoding DNA-directed RNA polymerase subunit alpha, protein MLIAQRPVLTEEQVSENRSRFVLEPLEPGFGYTLGNSMRRTLLSSIPGAAVTSVRIDGVLHEFSTIAGVKEDVAEIILNLKELVVSSENDEPVLMYLRKQGPCEVTAADITPPAGVEIHNPDLHIATLNEKGKIEVDLTVERGRGYVSALQNKGAEDEIGRIPIDSIYSPVLKVSYKVEATRVEQRTDFDKLIVDVETKPSTTPRDALASAGKTLVELFGLCVDLNEEAEGIEIGPAPVVETQSSDLQRPITILSLPARSQNCLQREGIHTIGELIQRSEADLLDIRNFGAKSIEDVKVELAKLDLRLKDSPAGYLSTYGDDSYTMQFSDDLQA, encoded by the coding sequence GTGCTTATTGCACAGCGTCCTGTCCTCACAGAGGAGCAGGTTTCAGAGAATCGTTCGCGCTTTGTCCTCGAGCCGCTCGAGCCAGGCTTCGGCTACACGCTCGGCAACTCAATGCGCCGCACGTTGCTCTCGTCCATTCCGGGCGCAGCAGTTACGTCGGTTCGTATTGATGGTGTTCTCCATGAGTTCTCCACCATTGCGGGCGTCAAGGAAGATGTTGCCGAAATCATCTTGAACCTCAAGGAACTCGTTGTCTCCTCAGAGAATGACGAACCCGTCCTCATGTACCTGCGCAAGCAGGGACCATGCGAGGTAACCGCAGCGGATATCACTCCGCCTGCGGGCGTTGAGATCCACAACCCCGATCTTCACATTGCCACTCTCAACGAGAAGGGCAAGATTGAGGTCGATCTGACGGTGGAACGTGGCCGTGGCTATGTTTCCGCTCTTCAGAACAAAGGTGCAGAAGACGAAATCGGTCGCATTCCGATTGACTCGATCTACTCCCCGGTTCTCAAGGTGTCCTACAAGGTCGAGGCAACCCGTGTTGAGCAGCGCACCGACTTTGACAAGCTGATCGTTGACGTTGAGACCAAGCCGTCCACCACGCCGCGTGACGCGCTTGCCTCAGCAGGTAAGACGCTTGTTGAGCTGTTCGGACTGTGCGTCGATCTGAATGAAGAGGCCGAAGGTATCGAGATTGGTCCTGCGCCAGTTGTCGAAACCCAGTCCTCGGATCTCCAGCGTCCGATTACGATTCTGAGCCTCCCGGCCCGCTCGCAGAACTGCCTGCAGCGCGAGGGCATTCACACCATTGGTGAACTCATCCAGCGTTCAGAGGCTGATCTCCTCGACATCCGTAATTTCGGAGCCAAGTCGATCGAAGATGTGAAGGTTGAGCTTGCGAAGCTTGACCTGCGCCTCAAGGACTCGCCGGCTGGCTACCTCTCCACTTACGGAGATGACAGCTACACGATGCAGTTCAGCGACGACTTGCAGGCCTGA